The Candidatus Endomicrobium procryptotermitis DNA window CAAGTGTATAGGCTGTACGGCCTGTGCGATGAAATGTCCGGTAAAAGCCATTAAAGGTGAACGTAAACAGAAACATATTATTGATATCGCTTCCTGCATAAAATGTGGGGTATGCATGGACGTCTGTAAATTTAAAGCGGTGGCAAGGGGTTAAAAAATGGAAAAACAATTGACCATAAACAACGCGAAAGTCTTTTTCAGAGACGAAAAGAATATTCTTGAAGTAATAAGAAAGCAAAATATTGAACTACCGACTTTTTGTTACCATTCGGAACTCAGCGCCTACGGTTCATGCAGGCTTTGTATGGTTGAAGTCGACGGCAGAGGAATTCTGCCCGCATGTTCTACACCACCAGAAAGCGGAATGAAAATAAGAACAAACAACGAAGAGATAAGAGAGATGAGAAAAATCATCGTCGAGCTGCTTTTGGCAAATCACGACAAAGACTGTACATCGTGCCGCAAAAGCGAAACCTGTCAGCTTCAATCGCTTTCAAGAAAATTGGGAATTGACAAAATAAGATTTAAAAATGTTGCCAAGAAAGAAGAAAAAGATCTTTCTACCCACTCTTTGGTAAGAGATCCGGGCAAATGCGTTCTCTGCGGTGACTGTGTGAGATTTTGTGAAGAAATACAGAGTATTGGAGCCATAGATTTTGCCAATAGAGGACCTAATTCGCAAGTCTGTCCGAGTTTTGGAAAAGATTTGGACGATTCCGAATGCGTTTACTGCGGCCAGTGTGCGCGTGTATGTCCAACCGGAGCAATTACGCCGAAATCCGAAGTGACTTATGTCTGGAAGATGTTGAGCGATCCGAAAAAGAAAGTCATAGTTGCAATCGCTCCTGCCGTAAGAGCCGCCATAGGCGAATCGTTCGGAATTATGGGAGAAAACGGAACAGAAGCCGCCGGAAAAATCGTAACGGCTTTACGTTCGATGGGTTTTGATAAGGTTTTTGACATCTCTTTTGGGGCAGATATGACGATAGTCGAAGAGGCAAACGAATTTGTCGAAAGGCTTGGAAATGATAAATATATGCCTCAATTTACTTCCTGCTGTCCTGCATGGGTAAAGTTTGTCGAACAATATTATCCAGACATGATTAAAAATCTTTCAAGCTGCCGTTCTCCGCAGGGAATGTTTGGTTCAGTAGCTAAAAAGATTATGCCGCAGATACTTGAAGTCTCGAAAGAAGATTTGGTAGTGGTTGCCATAATGCCCTGCACGGCAAAAAAATTTGAAGCCAGACGTCCGGAACTTTCAAAAGATGGAATTCAGGATATAGATTATGTTTTAACGACACAGGAATTTGCAAGAATGATAGAAGAGTCTGGACTGCGTTTTGCTGATTTGAATCCTTCGGCTTTTGATATGCCTATGGGCTTTAAAACGGGCGGGGGAGTAATATTTGGAAATTCAGGCGGAGTTACGGAAGCTGTTTTGAGAAACGTTATACAGACAAAAGACGGCATTGATGAGACCGAAGAGTTCAGTTTTGTGCGCGGCGATAACGGCATAAGAGAAACAAAAGTCAATGTCGGCGGAAAGGAGTTAAAAATTGCGATAGTGTATGGTCTCAAGAACGCAAGAAAGATTGTCAGAGATATAAAAGCGGACAAGACCAGATATGATTTTGTCGAAGTCATGGCATGTCCGGGAGGCTGCATCGGAGGAGCGGGACAGCCGGTCTACAAAGATCTTTCAGTGAGAAAAATGCGTACAAAAGTGTTGTATGAAAACGATAAAACACTTGAACTTCATAAACCTCAGGACAATCCTTATGTTCAAAAAATGTACGAACAGTTTCTCGGCAATCCCGGCAGTCATGAAGCGCATGAGCTTTTGCACTCGAAACACAGCAATAAAAAAAGACTTCAGGAAGGGCCGTTTACTATTTACAAATCACTGAAAGAAAAGAAACTCAATATAAATGTATGTTTTGGCACTGGCTGCATGCTTAGAGGTTCACAGAAACTTTTAAGACAGATACTTGACTTTGTTGAGATGAAAGATTTTAAAGATAATGTCGGAATAGACGCTTCTTTCTGTTTTGAAAAATGTTCTAAAGGTCCGATAGTCAGAATCGGGTCGCAGACTATAGAAAAGTGTTCTATTGGAGCGGTGCAGGAGGCTATTATGGAAGAAATTAAAAAAATTCCTAAATAAGTAAACTTTTTATTTGAAAATGCTAAAATATGGTGTCAGCGCCGTATAGTGGCATAATTATCAGTGCAGCGGAGAAATATTTTGGGAAGAATAATGGCTATAGATTATGGACTTAGAAGAATAGGCATAGCAATGACTGACATTATGCATATTGTTGCAGCTCCTTTTGATACGATATACAGTGCTGGTAACACAAAAAAAGATGCCGAAAAAATAGCTGAAATAGCAAAAGAAAACGATGTCTCAGAAATAGTTGTTGGAGTTCCATTCAACATGGATGGCACGGAAGGCAAAATGGCCGAAACGGTAAGACAGTTTATAGAAGAAATCAAAAAACTTTCCGCAGCGCAAGTTTTTGAAATGGATGAAAGACTTACGACTGTTCAGGCCGAAAGGATGCTGATTGAAGAAGGAAATATTTCACGTGAAAAAAGAAAAGGACTTAAAGACAAACTTGCCGCCTCTTTTATTTTGCAGATTTATTTGGATATGAAAGGATTTTAAATGCATTATATAGTTGATGGCTATAATGTTATCAATTGCAGCGACAACTTTACGGCTTCCACTCTTGAAGGCAGACGTAATAAACTTATTGATTTCATTTTGCATAATCGGCCTCACGGGAGTTTGAGAAATATCGTTACCGTCGTTTTTGATTGCAAATCAAAAAATCCTTACGAATCTGGCGGCTATAACAGGTCTCATGTTGGAAGCATAGAGATAATTTTCAGTGATGGAATTATGCTTGCCGATGATATAATCGCCGAAATGGTCGACAATGCAAAAAATCCCTATGAAATTACGGTTGTGACAAACGACAAAGGTATCAGACGACGCACGTCGCCCGGTGGAGCAAAGCATGAAAGCGTTGAAAGTTTTTTGGCTAAAGGTTTAAAACAAAAAAACACAAACAGGTCGCGGGAAGTTTTGCCGAGAGACATAAAGGAAGGAATAAATGAGGAATTTGAACAATTATGGTTAAAAAAGCGGGGTATAAAGTAATCATTGCTGCGGTCATTGCAGCAGTTTTATTTATTGTATTTGCATTCTGCCGTTTTGAGAAATACGCGGAAAAAAAGGTTTTTATCGTACAAAGAGGGGAAAGTGCATCTTTGGTTGCGGCACGTTTACAAAACGAAAAGCTCATATGTTCAAGAAAATTGTTTTTGGCTTATGTGAAATTTACGCATTCAGCTGATAAAATAAAAGCCGGATACTATGAATTTACGGGTAAAGATGGAATGTTTAAAATTTTAGATGAGTTAAAGTTTGGTTCAAAAAGTCTTATAAAGTTCACAGTTCCAGAGGGAAGCAATATAGAACAGACGGCTGAAATTATAGCTTCAAAAAAAACCGTAGATAAAGACAAATTTATACGTATTGCTGCGGAAAAGAGGATGGAAGGCTATCTCATGCCAGAAACTTATTTTATAGATCCTCTTATGAGTGAAGAAGACATTATTTCTGCTATGAAAAAAGAGTTTGCCAATAAAGTTACTGCGGATATGTATGAAAGAGCCGGGGAGCTTAATATGACTATTGAACAGATTATTACGCTTGCATCGATAATCGAAAAAGAAGCGGTAGAACCGCAGGAACGTGCCGCTATAGCTGCCGTATTTCATAACAGGCTCAAGAAAAAAATCAGGCTTGAATCCTGTGCTACGGTTTTGTATGCTTTGGGCGTAAATAAGGCAAGACTTACTTTAGAAGATACACATTTTGATTCTCCATATAATACTTACAGGCATTTAGGGCTGCCTCCCGGCCCGATTTGCAGTCCGGGAATAGAATCCATAAAAGCCGCTTTATATCCGGAAAATTCAAGCAGTCTATTTTTTGTTTCCAAAGGAAACGGCAGGCATTTGTTTGCCGAAAGCCTTGAGGAACATGTAAAAAATAAGCGTGAAACCAAAAAAATAATAAAAAATCAACGCACAGATTAAGAAGAAAACAAATGCAGATAGTTAAGAAGTATCAAAATGAAATATACGGTATGGCTTTCAGTTTAACATGCAATGAACAAACTTCAAGAAAAGCCGCCATTAAAGCTTTCGAAAATCTTTTAAGATCTTATTATGC harbors:
- a CDS encoding [FeFe] hydrogenase, group A, producing the protein MEKQLTINNAKVFFRDEKNILEVIRKQNIELPTFCYHSELSAYGSCRLCMVEVDGRGILPACSTPPESGMKIRTNNEEIREMRKIIVELLLANHDKDCTSCRKSETCQLQSLSRKLGIDKIRFKNVAKKEEKDLSTHSLVRDPGKCVLCGDCVRFCEEIQSIGAIDFANRGPNSQVCPSFGKDLDDSECVYCGQCARVCPTGAITPKSEVTYVWKMLSDPKKKVIVAIAPAVRAAIGESFGIMGENGTEAAGKIVTALRSMGFDKVFDISFGADMTIVEEANEFVERLGNDKYMPQFTSCCPAWVKFVEQYYPDMIKNLSSCRSPQGMFGSVAKKIMPQILEVSKEDLVVVAIMPCTAKKFEARRPELSKDGIQDIDYVLTTQEFARMIEESGLRFADLNPSAFDMPMGFKTGGGVIFGNSGGVTEAVLRNVIQTKDGIDETEEFSFVRGDNGIRETKVNVGGKELKIAIVYGLKNARKIVRDIKADKTRYDFVEVMACPGGCIGGAGQPVYKDLSVRKMRTKVLYENDKTLELHKPQDNPYVQKMYEQFLGNPGSHEAHELLHSKHSNKKRLQEGPFTIYKSLKEKKLNINVCFGTGCMLRGSQKLLRQILDFVEMKDFKDNVGIDASFCFEKCSKGPIVRIGSQTIEKCSIGAVQEAIMEEIKKIPK
- the ruvX gene encoding Holliday junction resolvase RuvX, producing MGRIMAIDYGLRRIGIAMTDIMHIVAAPFDTIYSAGNTKKDAEKIAEIAKENDVSEIVVGVPFNMDGTEGKMAETVRQFIEEIKKLSAAQVFEMDERLTTVQAERMLIEEGNISREKRKGLKDKLAASFILQIYLDMKGF
- a CDS encoding NYN domain-containing protein, whose translation is MHYIVDGYNVINCSDNFTASTLEGRRNKLIDFILHNRPHGSLRNIVTVVFDCKSKNPYESGGYNRSHVGSIEIIFSDGIMLADDIIAEMVDNAKNPYEITVVTNDKGIRRRTSPGGAKHESVESFLAKGLKQKNTNRSREVLPRDIKEGINEEFEQLWLKKRGIK
- the mltG gene encoding endolytic transglycosylase MltG produces the protein MVKKAGYKVIIAAVIAAVLFIVFAFCRFEKYAEKKVFIVQRGESASLVAARLQNEKLICSRKLFLAYVKFTHSADKIKAGYYEFTGKDGMFKILDELKFGSKSLIKFTVPEGSNIEQTAEIIASKKTVDKDKFIRIAAEKRMEGYLMPETYFIDPLMSEEDIISAMKKEFANKVTADMYERAGELNMTIEQIITLASIIEKEAVEPQERAAIAAVFHNRLKKKIRLESCATVLYALGVNKARLTLEDTHFDSPYNTYRHLGLPPGPICSPGIESIKAALYPENSSSLFFVSKGNGRHLFAESLEEHVKNKRETKKIIKNQRTD